One Burkholderia pyrrocinia DNA segment encodes these proteins:
- a CDS encoding MFS transporter — translation MQGTLSPRAAPSIDAAVQQRRRAIVATVIGNGLEWFDFTVYSFFAVIIAKLFFPTGNELTSVLLTVATFGVGFFMRPVGGIVLGVYADKVGRKAALSLTILLMAAGTALIGIAPTYEQAGIAAPLLIVVARLLQGFSAGGEMGGATAFLTEYAPPEKRAYYSSWIQSSIGFAVLLGAATGTFVTTSLDAQALHSWGWRLPFLLGIIVGPVGYFIRSHIDETPAFSAVEAQAKESSPLKEVLSTYPRETFASFSMVILWTVCTYVLLFYMPTYSVRTLHLPQSTGFAAGMVGGLMIMCCSPIVGRLADVWGRRVFLSGSALAILVLAWPMFAWINHAPGFASLIVFQAVFGVLIATYTGPILAAFAELFPTKVLSTGLSVAYNFAVTIFGGFAPFLITWLIARTGSNMAPAFYVILAAAVSFVGTRFVKDAKRAASMTR, via the coding sequence ATGCAAGGAACGCTTTCCCCGCGCGCCGCGCCTTCCATCGATGCGGCGGTGCAGCAGCGCCGCCGCGCCATCGTCGCGACCGTGATCGGCAACGGCCTCGAATGGTTCGACTTCACCGTCTACAGCTTCTTCGCGGTGATCATCGCGAAGCTGTTCTTTCCGACCGGCAACGAACTGACGTCCGTGCTGCTGACCGTCGCGACGTTCGGCGTCGGCTTCTTCATGCGGCCGGTGGGCGGCATCGTGCTCGGCGTCTATGCGGACAAGGTGGGACGCAAGGCCGCGCTATCGCTCACCATCCTGCTGATGGCGGCCGGCACCGCGCTCATCGGGATCGCGCCGACCTACGAACAGGCCGGCATCGCCGCGCCGCTGCTGATCGTCGTCGCGCGGCTGCTGCAAGGCTTCTCGGCCGGCGGCGAGATGGGCGGCGCCACCGCGTTCCTCACCGAATACGCGCCGCCGGAGAAACGCGCGTATTACTCGAGCTGGATCCAGTCGAGCATCGGTTTCGCGGTGCTGCTCGGCGCGGCGACCGGCACGTTCGTCACGACGTCGCTCGACGCGCAGGCGCTGCATAGCTGGGGCTGGCGGCTGCCGTTCCTGCTCGGGATCATCGTCGGGCCGGTCGGTTACTTCATCCGCAGCCATATCGACGAGACGCCCGCGTTCAGTGCCGTCGAAGCGCAGGCGAAGGAAAGCTCCCCGCTGAAGGAAGTACTGTCCACCTACCCGCGCGAGACGTTCGCAAGCTTTTCGATGGTCATCCTGTGGACCGTCTGCACCTACGTACTGCTCTTCTACATGCCGACGTATTCCGTGCGCACGCTGCATCTGCCGCAGTCGACCGGGTTCGCGGCCGGCATGGTCGGCGGGCTGATGATCATGTGCTGCTCGCCGATCGTCGGCAGGCTCGCCGACGTGTGGGGGCGCCGCGTGTTCCTGTCCGGCTCGGCGCTCGCGATCCTCGTGCTTGCGTGGCCGATGTTCGCGTGGATCAACCATGCGCCCGGGTTCGCGTCGCTGATCGTGTTCCAGGCCGTGTTCGGCGTGCTGATCGCGACCTATACCGGGCCGATCCTCGCGGCGTTTGCGGAGTTGTTTCCGACCAAGGTGCTGTCGACGGGGCTTTCCGTTGCGTACAACTTCGCGGTGACGATCTTCGGCGGGTTCGCGCCGTTCCTGATTACGTGGCTTATCGCCCGCACCGGCAGCAATATGGCGCCCGCCTTCTACGTGATCCTCGCGGCGGCAGTCAGTTTCGTCGGGACGCGCTTCGTGAAGGATGCGAAGCGGGCTGCCTCCATGACTCGATAA
- a CDS encoding metal-dependent hydrolase family protein produces the protein MTITVLQGGNVLDLERGVLLEHHHVVIDGERIVEITDRPVDFPNAQVIDVRGKTVMPGFIDCHVHVLASNANLGANAVQPNILAAIRSLPILDAMLSRGFTSVRDAGGADWGLMQAVETGLVSGPRIFPSGKALSQTGGHGDFRPRGDLLEPCSCCFRTGAIARVVDGVEGVRLAVREEIQKGATQIKIMASGGVASPTDPIANTQYSEDEIRAIVDEAEAANTYVMAHAYTGRAIARAVRCGVRTIEHGNLVDEAAAKLMHEHGAFVVPTLVTYDALAKHGAEFGMPADSVAKVASVQQKGRESLEIYAKAGVKMGFGSDLLGEMHSFQSGEFRIRAEVLGNLEALRSATTVAAEIVNMTGQLGVVAAGAIADMVVLDGNPLNDIGVVAGEGEHVAYVLQRGRIVKARDGAR, from the coding sequence ATGACCATTACCGTGCTTCAAGGCGGCAACGTTCTCGACCTCGAACGAGGCGTGTTGCTCGAACATCATCATGTCGTGATCGACGGCGAGCGGATTGTCGAAATCACCGATCGACCGGTGGATTTTCCGAATGCTCAGGTGATCGACGTGCGCGGCAAGACCGTGATGCCGGGGTTCATCGATTGTCACGTGCACGTGCTCGCTTCGAATGCGAATCTCGGCGCAAATGCGGTGCAGCCGAATATTCTCGCGGCGATCCGGTCATTGCCGATTCTCGATGCGATGTTGTCGCGTGGGTTTACCAGTGTGCGGGATGCCGGGGGGGCGGATTGGGGGTTGATGCAGGCGGTCGAGACGGGGCTGGTTTCGGGGCCGCGGATTTTTCCGTCGGGGAAGGCGTTGTCGCAGACCGGCGGGCATGGGGATTTTCGGCCTCGGGGGGATTTGCTGGAGCCCTGTTCGTGCTGTTTTCGGACGGGGGCGATTGCGCGGGTCGTGGATGGCGTTGAAGGTGTGCGGCTCGCCGTGCGCGAAGAGATTCAGAAAGGCGCGACGCAGATCAAGATCATGGCTTCCGGTGGGGTTGCTTCGCCGACTGATCCGATTGCCAACACGCAGTATTCGGAGGACGAGATTCGGGCCATCGTCGATGAAGCCGAAGCCGCGAATACTTATGTGATGGCGCATGCGTATACGGGGCGGGCGATTGCGCGGGCTGTGCGATGCGGGGTAAGGACGATCGAGCACGGGAACCTCGTGGATGAAGCAGCCGCGAAGCTCATGCATGAGCATGGGGCGTTTGTGGTGCCTACGCTTGTTACTTATGACGCGCTTGCAAAACATGGAGCGGAGTTCGGGATGCCGGCGGACTCCGTGGCAAAGGTGGCTTCCGTGCAGCAGAAAGGACGCGAGTCGCTGGAGATCTATGCGAAGGCCGGGGTGAAGATGGGGTTCGGGTCGGATCTGCTTGGGGAAATGCACTCATTTCAATCCGGCGAATTTCGGATTCGGGCTGAGGTGCTGGGGAATCTGGAAGCGCTCAGGTCGGCGACGACGGTGGCGGCGGAGATCGTGAATATGACGGGGCAACTGGGCGTCGTCGCCGCCGGTGCGATTGCCGACATGGTCGTGCTCGACGGAAACCCGCTCAACGATATCGGCGTCGTGGCCGGTGAAGGCGAACACGTCGCTTATGTGCTGCAGCGCGGGCGGATCGTGAAGGCGCGGGACGGCGCGCGTTGA
- a CDS encoding YrhB domain-containing protein encodes MSWTFEQAMQQARRTLSSLAGAVGITIIDAATREFDVGWVFYYQSSRFLETGDVRDSLAGNAPLFVSRDDGWAISVSYHRPITESIQAYRACGDPNGYEESQIRLTRWSAGANKVQATRLIRQHSHMGLAEAKNSVDRCLAARETVIETKDVASAKQLVIDLAEVGFHGVVTYRSTRR; translated from the coding sequence ATGAGTTGGACGTTTGAACAAGCGATGCAACAGGCTCGCCGCACCCTCTCATCTTTGGCCGGGGCGGTCGGCATTACCATCATCGATGCGGCAACCCGTGAGTTCGATGTCGGTTGGGTCTTCTATTATCAATCATCGCGTTTCCTTGAGACAGGTGACGTTCGGGATAGCCTGGCGGGAAATGCACCATTGTTTGTCAGCCGGGACGATGGCTGGGCCATTTCCGTCAGCTATCACAGGCCAATTACCGAGTCCATCCAAGCCTACCGTGCGTGCGGAGATCCTAACGGATATGAAGAGTCGCAGATTCGTCTAACGCGATGGTCGGCCGGGGCGAATAAGGTTCAAGCGACGCGGTTGATTCGCCAGCATTCACACATGGGTCTCGCGGAGGCAAAGAATTCAGTCGATCGATGTCTTGCGGCGCGTGAGACCGTGATCGAGACGAAGGACGTAGCATCGGCCAAGCAACTCGTGATTGACCTTGCGGAGGTCGGCTTTCACGGGGTCGTCACGTATCGCAGCACCCGGCGCTAG
- a CDS encoding ATP-dependent protease: MTTTFDEATTAAIAAFAQLDFYTAVQAMRAEADYDRERDQWISRYIDEHGGGADDAAYDALHAQAQATPEYAQFVDAVRREILEYFGVTDNQLDWMVVLRNDDSDELWAEVNRQRSALGTGEVRGDL; encoded by the coding sequence ATGACGACTACATTCGACGAGGCGACAACGGCGGCGATCGCCGCGTTTGCCCAATTGGATTTCTACACGGCTGTGCAAGCGATGCGTGCCGAGGCCGATTACGACCGTGAACGAGACCAGTGGATCTCGCGCTATATCGACGAGCACGGCGGCGGCGCGGACGATGCAGCATACGACGCCTTGCACGCGCAGGCCCAGGCAACCCCGGAATACGCGCAATTCGTCGATGCGGTTCGCCGGGAAATCCTGGAATACTTCGGCGTGACGGACAATCAACTCGACTGGATGGTCGTGCTGCGCAATGACGACAGCGATGAGCTTTGGGCGGAAGTCAACCGGCAGCGTAGCGCGCTGGGAACCGGTGAAGTGCGTGGAGATCTCTGA
- a CDS encoding DUF4435 domain-containing protein codes for MKSVLAASYRKQIPEIAERLKREPSIREMYVEGIYDRDFYRAALKSLGINDVQVYPIDMVDVPYDLLQKIGLTSGERQRVQAAASHFFEKKDVTHQILFLIDADLDYLLDIPDPHPPLERTSGTSTEIIMWNKSVLERFFSIALGRQDAAEKAGEVMPFIEAMVEQLCVFRAAISGKSWSLPEMNAFFSRKKDFKMDSFLQQVASKNAAHREIQESIIPIMDEIRVRAERLDIGKRLHGHDLLAALSTKLQLSGFNNKCLEDASELNRLMMASLEWAMVLGDETLIKLKNKFPPPNRNVRGVFAAHGV; via the coding sequence ATGAAGTCAGTACTTGCCGCTTCCTATCGAAAGCAAATTCCTGAAATCGCTGAGCGGCTTAAAAGAGAGCCGAGTATTCGAGAAATGTATGTCGAAGGAATTTACGATCGGGATTTTTATCGGGCCGCACTTAAAAGCCTTGGTATCAATGATGTTCAGGTGTATCCAATTGATATGGTCGATGTTCCGTATGATCTGCTGCAAAAAATAGGCTTAACGTCTGGCGAGCGCCAGAGAGTGCAGGCAGCGGCGTCGCATTTCTTCGAAAAGAAGGACGTGACTCATCAAATCCTATTCCTCATTGATGCTGATTTGGACTACCTGCTTGATATTCCCGATCCGCATCCTCCACTTGAAAGAACTTCAGGAACTTCGACTGAAATTATCATGTGGAACAAATCGGTTCTCGAACGTTTTTTTTCCATTGCCCTCGGCCGACAAGATGCGGCGGAGAAGGCGGGCGAAGTAATGCCGTTTATTGAAGCGATGGTTGAGCAGTTGTGCGTATTTCGGGCCGCGATTTCGGGGAAAAGTTGGTCATTGCCAGAGATGAATGCCTTTTTCTCAAGGAAGAAGGATTTCAAAATGGATTCGTTTTTGCAGCAGGTTGCCAGCAAGAATGCGGCGCACAGGGAGATACAGGAATCAATAATCCCAATCATGGATGAGATTCGAGTGCGTGCAGAGCGCCTCGACATTGGGAAAAGGCTTCACGGACACGATTTGCTTGCTGCTCTGTCAACTAAACTACAGCTCAGCGGATTCAATAATAAGTGCTTGGAGGATGCCAGTGAATTGAATCGGCTGATGATGGCGTCTCTAGAATGGGCGATGGTGCTGGGCGATGAGACCTTAATTAAACTTAAGAATAAGTTTCCGCCGCCGAATAGAAATGTGCGCGGTGTATTCGCTGCGCACGGCGTGTAG
- a CDS encoding AAA family ATPase: protein MLKIKEFTVERLHDVFTYNLQIPVRGEDDFAIFYGDNGSGKTTLEKLLFHILSAAPNKGHLHRIAAVPFRSIKVVLSDETVVSAVRDGPVTSYPVIFSIKRPSEKAIIYFFAPERTRARLIAERVEVAVAENKASAKFNAKFPERISARKDSMVYRHAYESLASSFSEARHKSYIDGLADLGIRPYFLGTDRRVLSDSIEPWAYSSIHKSKEDEEEEISKLRAQYLKDAMERSANYLRRQIIRAANTGSKNTNDIYAEIFKRISKQNTDIDSKDGEGFRSLLAELYLLQRRHRPFVALGLMPAINIQSVLPKSRKIIGASQIILKELLVPYVATLRARLDAMEPIRRSIETFIRGLNLFFSYKYIEYIPPGGFRITGPNDVELNVEQLSSGEQQLLLIFCLILSASDSSSLFIIDEPEISLNVKWQRNLIDSINDIRGASNNQMIIATHSIELLTQHSERVVELDPIVARNSTPVYETEQED, encoded by the coding sequence ATGCTAAAAATTAAAGAATTTACAGTAGAACGACTTCACGATGTTTTTACTTATAATCTTCAGATACCTGTTCGCGGCGAAGATGATTTCGCAATCTTTTATGGCGACAACGGGTCTGGGAAGACAACACTAGAGAAGTTGCTCTTCCATATTTTGTCCGCCGCGCCGAACAAGGGACACTTGCATCGAATTGCGGCTGTTCCGTTCCGATCGATTAAGGTAGTGCTTTCCGATGAAACTGTAGTAAGCGCAGTTCGTGATGGGCCAGTTACGAGCTATCCGGTAATTTTCTCAATAAAAAGACCAAGCGAAAAGGCGATCATTTACTTTTTCGCGCCGGAACGCACTAGGGCGAGATTGATCGCTGAGCGGGTTGAAGTGGCGGTTGCAGAGAATAAAGCATCGGCGAAATTTAACGCAAAATTTCCCGAGCGCATTTCGGCACGCAAGGACTCAATGGTTTATCGCCACGCATACGAATCTCTAGCTAGCAGTTTTAGCGAAGCGAGGCATAAGTCTTACATTGATGGGCTGGCGGATTTGGGAATTCGCCCATATTTTTTGGGAACGGATAGGCGCGTGCTTAGCGACTCTATTGAGCCGTGGGCATATTCCAGCATTCACAAATCGAAAGAAGACGAAGAAGAGGAAATATCGAAACTTCGTGCTCAGTACTTGAAAGACGCAATGGAACGAAGTGCGAATTACCTTCGTCGTCAGATAATCCGGGCTGCGAATACGGGGTCAAAAAACACCAACGATATCTACGCGGAAATCTTCAAAAGAATTTCCAAGCAAAATACCGACATAGATTCCAAGGATGGAGAAGGATTTCGATCTCTCCTGGCTGAGCTATATCTTTTGCAGCGCCGTCATAGGCCATTCGTGGCGCTGGGCTTGATGCCAGCAATCAATATCCAGTCGGTTCTTCCAAAATCGCGAAAAATTATTGGTGCCAGCCAAATTATCCTTAAAGAACTGTTGGTTCCATATGTTGCGACCCTACGCGCTCGCCTTGATGCGATGGAGCCAATTCGGCGATCGATTGAGACGTTCATTCGTGGTTTGAATCTTTTTTTCTCGTACAAATATATTGAGTACATTCCTCCAGGTGGCTTCAGAATCACTGGTCCGAATGATGTTGAATTGAATGTAGAGCAGCTGTCATCCGGCGAGCAACAACTACTTCTTATTTTCTGCCTCATTCTTTCTGCCAGTGATAGCTCCAGTCTGTTTATTATCGATGAGCCTGAAATATCGCTGAATGTAAAGTGGCAGCGTAATTTGATCGACTCAATTAATGACATTCGCGGCGCCTCAAATAATCAAATGATTATAGCTACGCATTCAATCGAGTTACTCACGCAACACTCTGAGCGGGTGGTTGAATTAGATCCCATTGTCGCCCGCAACAGTACGCCAGTCTACGAAACAGAGCAAGAAGATTAA
- a CDS encoding methyl-accepting chemotaxis protein → MHFWRKLSIQNKLILSMTSCLLVFVAISSGLSIRLIGNAVRDRVVREELPTAVSGIRADVQRQMAGPIAASRILARDAFLLQWEADGEPDAGTRNWIQLAKNVKDEQKAASVQWVSVKSGNYYNEAGLQRKVTDKDQWLTSFLSSGKAFDVNMDREVTVGGYMMFINSRVELDGAPIGAASMSLSVDALAKGIAAYRIGETGFAYLVRPDGAIMMHRDTSLIDGKHFLKDQHGLPDDASSTLLAGKPYAYLSYNGDGGARFIATSFVPELNAYVVVEVPQAELLGPVTRAIRSAALVAAVVGLGVALLVIWLVGRAIAAPIRRAATLLSEIASGQGDLTRRMTVESQDEIGQLSDAFNRFVSSLSTLVHRIRAASASIATGSAQIASGNADLSERTEGQSSNLERTASSMEEITAVVRNNTETATTAAKMITGASDAAARGGQVVGEVVSTMEQISDASQRISEIIVMIDSISFQTNILALNAAVEAARAGEQGRGFAVVASEVRNLAQRSAQAAKEIKALIEHSAGTVNTGSRLVSEAGKVMSDVVSQVQGVSAMMSEIAEASLEQSAGIDQIGDAVQSLDQMTQQNAALVEESAAAAESLKQQAAELTKLVSAFKVDE, encoded by the coding sequence ATGCATTTCTGGCGCAAGCTTTCCATTCAGAACAAGCTGATTCTCAGCATGACGAGTTGCCTGCTCGTGTTCGTCGCGATTTCGAGCGGACTGAGCATCCGTCTGATCGGCAACGCGGTGCGTGACCGCGTCGTCCGCGAGGAGTTGCCGACCGCCGTGAGCGGCATTCGCGCCGACGTGCAGCGGCAGATGGCCGGGCCGATCGCCGCGTCGCGCATTCTCGCGCGTGATGCGTTCCTGCTGCAGTGGGAAGCCGACGGCGAACCCGATGCCGGTACGCGCAACTGGATCCAGCTCGCGAAGAACGTGAAGGACGAGCAGAAGGCGGCGTCCGTGCAGTGGGTGTCCGTGAAGAGCGGCAACTACTACAACGAAGCCGGCCTGCAGCGGAAGGTCACCGACAAGGATCAGTGGCTGACCAGTTTCCTGTCGTCCGGCAAGGCGTTCGACGTGAACATGGATCGCGAGGTGACCGTTGGCGGCTACATGATGTTCATCAACAGCCGTGTGGAACTCGACGGCGCGCCGATCGGCGCGGCCAGCATGAGCCTGTCCGTCGATGCGCTCGCGAAGGGCATTGCCGCTTACCGGATCGGCGAGACCGGGTTCGCGTATCTCGTGCGTCCCGACGGCGCGATCATGATGCATCGCGATACGTCGCTGATCGACGGCAAGCATTTCCTGAAAGACCAGCATGGGCTGCCTGACGATGCGTCGTCGACGCTGCTCGCCGGCAAGCCGTATGCGTACCTGAGCTACAACGGCGACGGCGGCGCGCGCTTCATCGCGACGTCGTTCGTTCCGGAGCTGAATGCGTATGTCGTCGTCGAGGTGCCGCAGGCGGAACTGCTCGGGCCGGTGACGCGCGCGATTCGCAGCGCGGCGCTGGTCGCGGCGGTGGTGGGGCTTGGTGTCGCGCTGCTCGTGATCTGGCTGGTCGGGCGCGCGATTGCCGCGCCGATCCGGCGTGCGGCGACGTTGCTGTCGGAGATTGCGAGCGGCCAAGGTGACCTGACGCGCCGGATGACGGTCGAAAGCCAGGACGAGATCGGGCAGTTGTCGGACGCGTTCAACCGGTTCGTGTCGTCGCTGTCGACGCTGGTTCACCGGATTCGGGCGGCGTCCGCGTCGATCGCGACCGGGTCGGCGCAGATTGCTTCGGGGAATGCGGATTTGAGCGAACGCACCGAAGGGCAGTCGAGCAACCTGGAGCGGACGGCTTCGTCGATGGAAGAGATCACGGCCGTGGTGCGGAACAACACCGAGACGGCGACGACCGCCGCGAAGATGATCACCGGCGCGTCGGATGCGGCAGCGCGTGGCGGGCAGGTGGTGGGCGAGGTCGTGAGCACGATGGAGCAGATCAGCGACGCGTCGCAGCGGATCTCCGAGATCATCGTGATGATCGACAGTATTTCGTTTCAGACGAATATTCTTGCGTTGAATGCGGCTGTGGAGGCGGCGCGGGCCGGGGAGCAGGGGCGCGGGTTTGCGGTGGTGGCTTCGGAGGTGCGGAATCTGGCGCAGCGTAGCGCGCAGGCGGCGAAGGAGATCAAGGCGCTGATCGAACATAGCGCGGGGACGGTGAATACCGGGTCGCGGTTGGTCAGCGAGGCGGGGAAGGTGATGAGCGATGTCGTCTCGCAGGTTCAAGGCGTCAGCGCGATGATGAGCGAGATTGCCGAAGCGAGCCTGGAGCAGAGTGCAGGGATCGATCAGATCGGGGATGCGGTGCAGTCGCTCGATCAGATGACGCAGCAGAATGCGGCTTTGGTGGAAGAAAGCGCAGCGGCGGCCGAGAGCTTGAAGCAGCAAGCGGCGGAATTGACCAAACTGGTGTCGGCGTTCAAGGTGGATGAATAA
- a CDS encoding OmpA/MotB family protein: MTARTDGAIAADRDDDEAEGAQSGRWLISYADLITTLMVLFLALYVLQLAKYNALDARYQTLARHAGGAASTAVPERAPAWLALLDSLKTNGRISLVKAPHGVEIGIDAKILFNVGDARLLPDSAPVLNQIAQALSEHASGDILVEGHTDSVPIANAKYESNWELSSARAGSVVRYLTERGVAPHRLAAIGRADTQPLVAGDDAAARARNRRVTIFVAY, encoded by the coding sequence ATGACAGCCCGAACTGACGGCGCGATTGCCGCCGATCGCGACGACGATGAAGCCGAAGGCGCGCAGTCCGGACGCTGGCTGATTTCGTACGCGGATCTCATCACGACGCTGATGGTGCTGTTTCTCGCGCTGTATGTGCTCCAGCTCGCGAAATACAACGCGCTCGACGCGCGATACCAGACGCTTGCGCGACACGCTGGTGGCGCTGCGAGTACTGCCGTGCCCGAACGCGCGCCGGCCTGGCTCGCATTGCTCGATTCGTTGAAGACGAACGGGCGGATTTCGCTGGTGAAGGCACCGCACGGTGTCGAGATCGGCATCGACGCGAAGATCCTGTTCAATGTCGGCGATGCGCGTTTGCTGCCCGATTCGGCGCCCGTGCTGAACCAGATCGCACAGGCACTGAGCGAGCACGCGAGCGGCGACATCCTCGTCGAAGGGCATACGGACAGCGTGCCGATCGCGAACGCGAAATACGAATCGAACTGGGAGCTTTCGTCGGCGCGGGCGGGGAGCGTCGTGCGCTACCTGACCGAGCGCGGCGTGGCGCCGCACCGGCTCGCGGCGATCGGGCGGGCCGATACGCAGCCGCTCGTGGCGGGCGACGATGCCGCCGCGCGGGCGCGAAATCGGCGCGTGACGATCTTCGTCGCGTATTGA
- a CDS encoding flagellar motor protein, whose protein sequence is MDLLTLAGVVLGGAAIVFGFALEGGHFTMLFQFEALVIVLGGTLGAVMIQNTWARFFDAVKQLRLAFVRAREVDRKNLSDLLEWGDRAKLDGLLAFESMDVSGIHPFARRGLELLANGVSTAVLEDALQRELDAYERSRLAAARVWQQAGGYAPTFGILGSVLGLVQVTSHILEPAQLGPGIAVAFIATLYGLAFANLVFLPLYGKLRAQIDSELRFRKLYLDGLLAISRKESPHTIETRLTGDVRGRAAESLA, encoded by the coding sequence ATGGATCTGTTGACCTTGGCCGGTGTGGTGCTGGGCGGCGCGGCGATCGTGTTCGGTTTCGCGCTCGAAGGCGGGCATTTCACGATGCTGTTCCAGTTCGAGGCGCTCGTCATCGTGCTCGGCGGCACGCTCGGCGCGGTGATGATCCAGAACACCTGGGCACGCTTCTTCGACGCGGTGAAGCAGTTGCGGCTCGCGTTCGTACGTGCGCGCGAGGTCGATCGCAAGAACCTGTCCGACCTGCTCGAATGGGGCGATCGCGCGAAGCTCGACGGGCTGCTCGCATTCGAATCGATGGACGTGAGCGGTATCCATCCGTTCGCGCGCCGCGGGCTCGAACTGCTGGCGAACGGCGTGTCGACCGCCGTGCTCGAGGATGCATTGCAGCGCGAACTCGACGCGTACGAGCGCAGCCGCCTGGCCGCCGCGCGCGTGTGGCAGCAGGCCGGCGGTTATGCGCCGACGTTCGGCATTCTCGGATCGGTGCTCGGGCTCGTGCAGGTGACGAGCCATATTCTCGAACCGGCGCAACTCGGGCCGGGCATCGCGGTTGCGTTCATTGCGACGCTGTACGGGCTGGCGTTTGCGAACCTCGTGTTTCTGCCGCTTTACGGCAAGCTGCGCGCGCAGATCGATAGCGAACTGCGGTTCCGCAAGCTGTATCTCGACGGATTGCTCGCGATCTCGCGCAAGGAGTCGCCGCATACGATCGAAACGCGGTTGACCGGTGACGTGCGCGGGCGGGCGGCGGAGTCGCTCGCGTGA
- a CDS encoding cyclic nucleotide-binding domain-containing protein — protein sequence MNRQQSWTRTAAPGEIIYSEGFAGEPVIFLITDGKVELSTRCDDKRVIVATLGRGEFFGESALLAAEPRAHTAKALSFCQLTVVPAGMLDEEIERVSALLRHIVRTMIRRVKRKDDQLATYTHADFMPGVLSYAHVLSLMAGADARESGDGWARRPMQAHAAETSVPLAEVIRKCRAIAGHSRPHVLAMLRRMEKLNLVTIEAAQADLAGGASDYAASSDARQVVTFDAARVIDRAQQVADHDLDVSINSELELIELADLESLIGVEKTLLLNKLSNGEIADEVFAFRKSKVLSYVEQKGVAYFSRRNARRGGDVRALEDLVRVDQRTLFDVISAFDTYDLAKLIANLDDRAVADKLFSVMTEARRNEVSWVMRRELKLDPIEIEDIEQRVLDAVRAAKAPATGAAFVASDASDT from the coding sequence TTGAATCGTCAGCAATCGTGGACGCGTACGGCGGCGCCCGGAGAGATCATTTACTCGGAGGGCTTCGCCGGAGAGCCCGTCATCTTTCTGATTACCGACGGCAAGGTCGAGCTGTCCACGCGATGTGACGACAAGCGCGTCATCGTCGCGACGCTCGGCCGTGGCGAGTTCTTCGGTGAATCGGCATTGCTTGCCGCCGAGCCGCGCGCCCATACCGCGAAGGCGCTTTCATTCTGTCAGCTCACGGTCGTGCCGGCCGGCATGCTCGATGAAGAAATCGAGCGCGTGTCGGCGCTGCTGCGCCATATCGTGCGAACCATGATCCGGCGCGTGAAGCGCAAGGACGACCAGCTCGCGACCTATACGCATGCGGACTTCATGCCCGGCGTGCTGTCGTATGCGCATGTGCTGTCGCTGATGGCCGGAGCCGATGCGCGCGAATCCGGCGACGGATGGGCGCGCCGGCCGATGCAGGCCCACGCGGCCGAAACCTCGGTGCCGCTCGCCGAAGTGATCCGCAAATGCCGCGCGATTGCCGGCCACTCGCGGCCGCACGTGCTCGCGATGCTGCGACGCATGGAGAAGCTCAACCTCGTCACGATCGAAGCCGCGCAGGCCGACCTTGCCGGCGGTGCATCCGACTATGCGGCTTCGTCGGATGCGCGCCAGGTCGTCACGTTCGATGCCGCGCGCGTGATCGATCGCGCGCAGCAAGTTGCCGATCACGATCTCGACGTGTCGATCAACAGCGAACTCGAGCTTATCGAGCTGGCCGATCTCGAATCGCTGATCGGCGTCGAGAAGACGCTGTTGCTCAACAAGCTGTCGAACGGCGAGATTGCCGACGAAGTGTTCGCGTTCCGCAAATCGAAGGTGCTCAGTTACGTCGAGCAAAAGGGCGTCGCGTACTTCTCGCGGCGCAACGCGCGTCGCGGCGGCGACGTGCGCGCGCTGGAGGATCTCGTGCGGGTCGACCAGCGCACGCTGTTCGACGTGATCAGCGCGTTCGATACGTACGATCTCGCGAAGCTGATCGCGAACCTCGACGATCGCGCAGTGGCCGACAAGCTGTTCTCCGTGATGACCGAGGCGCGGCGCAACGAGGTGTCGTGGGTGATGCGCCGCGAGCTCAAGCTCGATCCGATCGAGATCGAGGATATCGAGCAGCGCGTGCTGGATGCCGTGCGCGCGGCCAAGGCGCCTGCGACGGGTGCGGCGTTCGTGGCGTCGGATGCGTCGGATACATGA